A window from Anaerolineae bacterium encodes these proteins:
- a CDS encoding AAA family ATPase, which produces MSPYNALMKRTIYAKLLEWKDAAARSPLILKGTRQVGKSYILQAFGENEFSDCHTFNFEKDKKLSTAFEADLNPERILTELSIYSGKRIDIAKDLVIFDEIQECPGALTSLKYFCEKMPQLALCCAGSLIGVKLSSGSFPVGKVDFLKLYPLNFEEFLMALNDEVSLELYQDSDKVDSFSEIAHQRLWNRLREYYVTGGMPQVVSTYLTYNRDDPFEAMKRARDVQEKLIESYNNDFAKHSGKINSIHIVSVFENVPVQLSANIDGSVKKYRFKEVILRKKGYAELQGPIAWLEKSGLILKVKVCKRAEIPLESFCRENVFKLFLFDIGLLGCMLDLPVSLIHSQDYGIAKGYLAENFVAQEFAASGVSRLYSWTEGTSEIEFIRVVDDALVPVEVKSGTRTHAKSLRQYILKYSPKRAVKISGKPLSRIRNQVIQNYPLYLAAKI; this is translated from the coding sequence ATGTCCCCATATAATGCTCTTATGAAGCGGACAATCTATGCAAAGCTACTTGAATGGAAAGATGCTGCCGCACGCTCTCCCCTCATTCTGAAAGGAACGCGTCAGGTTGGAAAAAGCTATATTCTTCAAGCCTTCGGGGAAAACGAGTTTTCCGATTGCCATACCTTCAATTTTGAGAAGGATAAAAAGCTATCAACGGCATTTGAAGCCGATTTGAACCCGGAAAGAATACTAACTGAGTTATCCATCTATTCCGGCAAAAGGATTGATATTGCCAAAGATCTTGTCATATTTGATGAAATCCAGGAATGCCCCGGAGCCCTGACATCCTTAAAATATTTTTGCGAAAAGATGCCTCAACTTGCGCTTTGCTGCGCCGGTTCACTGATCGGGGTTAAGTTGTCTTCAGGATCTTTCCCTGTGGGTAAGGTCGATTTCCTGAAACTATACCCGTTGAATTTTGAAGAATTTCTCATGGCATTGAATGATGAGGTCTCATTGGAGTTGTACCAGGATTCAGACAAGGTTGATTCCTTCTCGGAAATAGCCCATCAGAGGTTGTGGAATCGGTTGCGGGAATATTATGTCACAGGCGGAATGCCGCAGGTTGTTTCAACCTATTTGACTTATAACAGGGATGATCCTTTTGAAGCAATGAAAAGGGCAAGGGATGTTCAGGAAAAGCTGATTGAGAGCTACAATAACGACTTTGCGAAGCATTCAGGCAAGATCAATTCGATACATATTGTGTCTGTATTCGAGAATGTACCTGTGCAGCTTTCCGCAAATATTGACGGGTCAGTCAAAAAATACAGATTTAAAGAGGTAATCCTCAGGAAAAAAGGTTATGCGGAACTGCAGGGTCCCATTGCCTGGCTGGAAAAGTCCGGGCTAATTCTAAAAGTTAAGGTATGTAAAAGGGCTGAGATACCCCTGGAATCCTTTTGCAGAGAAAATGTGTTCAAGCTGTTTTTATTTGATATTGGTCTCCTCGGGTGTATGCTGGATCTACCGGTTAGCCTCATCCATTCACAAGATTACGGCATTGCAAAAGGGTATCTCGCAGAGAATTTCGTTGCCCAGGAATTTGCTGCTTCAGGTGTTTCAAGGCTGTACTCATGGACGGAGGGGACTTCTGAAATTGAGTTCATAAGGGTTGTTGACGATGCCCTTGTACCGGTAGAGGTTAAATCAGGGACCCGAACACATGCAAAAAGCCTGCGGCAGTATATCTTGAAGTATTCACCGAAAAGGGCCGTCAAGATATCCGGAAAACCGCTGAGCAGGATCAGGAACCAGGTTATTCAGAACTATCCGCTCTATCTCGCTGCAAAGATATGA